One Gemmatimonadaceae bacterium DNA window includes the following coding sequences:
- a CDS encoding helix-turn-helix transcriptional regulator — translation MRIRLPEVLTEHKITAYEVAKRSDGRVIPSTLYRLVRQRGRVRMFDGALLETLCEILNVEPGVLLERRRRKGGGGRSG, via the coding sequence GTGCGAATCCGACTCCCCGAAGTGCTCACGGAGCACAAGATCACGGCCTACGAGGTCGCGAAACGCTCCGACGGCCGAGTCATTCCGTCGACGCTCTACCGGCTCGTGCGGCAGCGAGGACGGGTGCGCATGTTCGACGGCGCGCTGCTCGAGACGCTTTGCGAAATCCTGAACGTCGAACCAGGCGTTCTTCTCGAACGTCGCCGGCGCAAAGGTGGGGGCGGCCGGAGCGGGTGA
- a CDS encoding NAD(P)/FAD-dependent oxidoreductase — MRESNTIIIGAGPAGLALGAELRRSGVSFVMLERGEHVAESWHRHYERLALHTPKRHSALPGLPFPRDYPTYPSRQQLIAYFDDYARTFDLHPEFGVDVSRCTRGADGRWSIETSVGEYRARNLVMAAGLNRVPTVPRWPGQETFPGRIVHTQDYKNGERFRCQRVLVVGFGNSGAEIALDLLEHGARPAVAVRSKVNVIPRDLLGIPIVVFGLLWKPFPARFADAMNRMTLRLAIGNLSAIGLSKRDCGPFAQITEARQIPVIDVGTLARIRSGDIDVRKNIESFDRTTVRFADDTSEPFDAIVLATGFTTGLASMFPEQPDVLDDQGRPRISGRESAAPGLFFCGYELSRGGVLRQIGIEARHIARSIAARAGEAPLPIREAAAAR, encoded by the coding sequence ATGCGTGAATCGAATACGATCATCATCGGCGCCGGACCGGCCGGACTCGCTCTCGGAGCCGAGCTTCGGCGCTCGGGCGTCTCGTTCGTGATGCTCGAGCGTGGAGAGCACGTCGCCGAGTCATGGCACCGCCACTATGAACGGCTCGCGCTGCATACGCCGAAGCGGCACTCGGCGCTCCCGGGCCTTCCCTTCCCGCGCGACTATCCGACGTACCCGTCGCGCCAACAGCTCATCGCGTACTTCGACGACTACGCGCGCACGTTCGACCTGCATCCCGAGTTCGGGGTGGACGTGTCTCGATGCACGCGTGGGGCGGACGGGCGTTGGTCGATCGAGACCAGCGTCGGCGAGTATCGGGCGCGCAATCTCGTGATGGCGGCGGGCCTGAACCGTGTGCCCACTGTGCCGCGCTGGCCGGGTCAGGAGACCTTTCCCGGACGGATCGTCCACACGCAAGACTATAAGAATGGCGAGCGCTTCCGATGCCAGCGCGTGCTCGTCGTGGGTTTCGGAAACTCGGGCGCCGAGATCGCGCTCGACCTGCTCGAGCATGGCGCGCGTCCGGCCGTTGCCGTTCGTTCGAAGGTGAACGTCATCCCGCGCGATCTCCTGGGCATCCCGATCGTCGTGTTCGGCCTGCTGTGGAAACCATTCCCGGCCCGATTCGCCGACGCGATGAACAGGATGACCCTGCGGTTGGCGATTGGAAATCTCTCCGCGATCGGATTGTCGAAGCGCGACTGCGGCCCGTTCGCGCAGATCACGGAGGCGCGCCAGATCCCCGTCATCGACGTGGGCACGCTTGCGCGCATTCGGAGCGGCGACATCGATGTGCGGAAAAATATCGAATCGTTCGACCGCACGACCGTTCGATTCGCCGACGACACCAGCGAGCCCTTCGACGCGATCGTGCTCGCGACGGGTTTCACCACCGGCCTGGCGAGCATGTTTCCAGAGCAACCGGATGTGCTGGACGACCAGGGCCGGCCGCGCATCAGTGGGCGCGAGTCAGCGGCTCCGGGGCTCTTCTTCTGCGGATACGAGCTGTCTCGAGGCGGCGTGCTGCGCCAGATCGGGATCGAAGCTCGGCACATCGCGCGATCGATCGCGGCGAGAGCCGGAGAAGCTCCTCTGCCTATCCGGGAGGCGGCGGCCGCGAGGTGA
- a CDS encoding phosphodiester glycosidase family protein, with product MTQAARRPIVLALIVAACARQPAFIAPSMGAMPFPVDSARAVMVADGVTRRVIRSATGPWTINVVYVDLDRCNAPEAVASSDRAIGRVKTSDMLAALSRTQKVVAGVNGDFFNLQSGTPTNLLVVDGMMITPPIKQPVLAFDSAGVPHIAFFTLESGRLLPFHPLQAVGGRPVLVRDSAIVDEVDTFGQASFRERNPRTAAGIARNGKRLILAVVDGREYENAGMTLRETAGLMLALGARDAINLDGGGSTTMVFADPDSSGKLRIANHPSDKEGERTVGDALAIVKRQCSGR from the coding sequence ATGACACAAGCCGCCCGTCGCCCGATTGTCCTGGCGCTCATCGTTGCCGCCTGCGCGCGACAGCCCGCGTTCATCGCACCGAGCATGGGCGCCATGCCGTTCCCGGTTGACAGCGCTCGAGCTGTCATGGTGGCCGACGGCGTAACACGCCGCGTCATTCGTTCGGCGACGGGACCATGGACGATCAACGTCGTCTACGTCGACCTCGATCGATGCAACGCACCCGAGGCTGTCGCGAGCTCCGACCGCGCGATCGGCCGAGTCAAGACAAGCGACATGCTCGCTGCTCTCTCGCGCACGCAGAAAGTGGTCGCGGGGGTCAACGGGGACTTCTTCAATCTTCAGAGCGGCACGCCGACAAACCTCCTCGTGGTCGACGGGATGATGATCACGCCGCCGATCAAGCAGCCGGTACTGGCGTTCGATTCCGCCGGCGTTCCCCACATCGCGTTCTTCACGCTCGAGAGTGGGCGGCTGCTCCCGTTCCACCCGCTGCAGGCCGTCGGCGGACGACCGGTACTGGTGCGCGACAGCGCCATCGTCGATGAGGTAGACACCTTCGGCCAGGCGTCGTTTCGTGAGCGGAACCCGCGCACTGCGGCGGGTATCGCGCGGAACGGCAAGCGGCTCATCCTGGCCGTCGTGGACGGACGGGAATACGAGAACGCTGGAATGACGTTGCGCGAGACGGCCGGCCTCATGCTCGCACTGGGCGCGCGCGACGCAATCAACCTCGACGGGGGCGGTTCGACGACGATGGTGTTCGCAGATCCCGACTCGTCGGGCAAGCTGCGCATCGCCAATCATCCGTCGGACAAAGAAGGCGAGCGGACTGTCGGCGATGCGCTGGCGATCGTGAAGCGACAATGCTCTGGGCGGTAG